A stretch of Vairimorpha necatrix chromosome 2, complete sequence DNA encodes these proteins:
- a CDS encoding putative SP-containing protein produces MLFLLVSKIFCTSGRELFHKWINSTLQTKETINTESLKIVPSGVIYKDPLNYSSCNSTEYFSNVESLDLAQINYDDLKAASKLIYLLLREDKNYKKTLKKMLVIDNLIQKVDNFENFHKYVLCFIRNIKLLIYTLSFIELNDKTCRQLSIIIKKSMRFITKWNCQWQILQIFKNDMDELLIRLCEIAKYNDSDSSREYKVGEFRKKTYK; encoded by the exons ATGTTATTTCTACTCGTTTCAAAGATTTTTTGTACATCGGGCAGAGAATTATTTCATAAATGGATAAACTCGACGTTGCAAACAAAAGAAACAATAAATACCGAGTCGTTAAAAATAGTTCCAAGCGGTGTTATTTACAAAGATCCCTTAAATTATTCATCTTGTAATTCCACTGAATACTTTTCTAATGTCGAGTCACTTGACTTAGCTCAAATTAATTATGATGATCTAAAGGCCGCGTCTAAATTGATTTATTTGCTACTTAgagaagataaaaattacaaaaaaacattaaaaaagatgCTTGTAATTGATAATTTGATACAGAAAGTTGacaattttgaaaattttcataaatacgtcttatgttttatcagaaatattaaatta CTTATTTATACACTTTCGTTTATAGAATTAAATGACAAGACGTGTAGACAACtttctattataattaaaaagtcAATGAGATTTATAACGAAATGGAATTGTCAATGGCAAATACtgcaaatatttaaaaatgacaTGGATGAACTTTTAATAAGATTATGCGAAATCGCTAAATACAATGATTCAGATTCATCAAGAGAATATAAAGTAGGGGAGTTtcgtaaaaaaacatataaatga